The Amycolatopsis solani genome segment CCCGCGGCGACCGATCGGCCGTGAAGGTGGCCTTCACGACACACGGCCCGCCCCGGCGCGACATACTGGAGGCATGCCCCGTCCGAAACACGTCCCCGCGAGCGATCTGCGCCTCCCGGACGCGCTGCAGCCGGGGCGGCCGAAGGGCGATCAGCTCCGCGAAATCCTCGAAACCGTCGCGACGGAGGCGGGTCCCGGGCGGCTGATGCCGTCGGAACGGTTCCTCGCCGAGCACTTCCAGGTCGCCCGCGGCACCGTGCGGCAGGAGGTCAACCGCCTGGTCGCGGACGGCGTCCTGTACCGCCAGCACGGCACCGCGACCTTCACCGCGGAACGCCAGGCGGCGCACATCGACATGCTGACCTCGTTCACCGAGGACATGAAGGCCCGCGGCGTCGTCCCCAAGACGAAGGTGCTGCACGCCGAGGTGGAGAGCGCGAACCAGCGCATCGCCGGGCGCCTGAACGTGCCGCCGGGCGCGCGGGTGTTCCGGCTCGAACGGCTCCGCTACGTCGAAGACGAGCCGTTCGCCGTCGAGCGCACCAACCTGTCGGTCGACCGGTTCCCCGGCATCGAGCTGTTCGACTGGGAAACCGAATCGCTGCACCGCACGATCGAGGAGCGCTGGAGCGTCCGCGCCGAGTGGAACGACACCGCGATCTCGGCGGTGCTCCCGAACACCGGCGACGCGGCCCTGCTCGGCATCGAAGCCACCCAGCCGTGCCTGATCATCGAGGGCACGCTGCACGACCAGAGCGGCGGCGTCATCGAAGCGGGCCGGTCGCTGTACCGCGCCGACCGCTACACGGTCTTCACGCAGGCGCGGCGCAGCCCGGCTTCCTGAGCCGGGCAACCCCCGGCCCGCGCCCGGCGTGTCTTCCCGAAACCGGGAGGACGCCATGCTCCGTCGGACCAAGCTCTTCGCCCTCGCCGCCGTCCTGGGCTCGTCGGCGGTGCTCGCGGCCCGCCGGGCGCGCAAGAACCCCAAGCCGCCCAAGCCCCCCAAGGCGCCCAAACCCCCGAAGCCGCCGAGGGAACCGGTCGAGGACGACTCGGTGCCGCACCGGACCAAGGTGCACCGGCGGCTGGTGTTCCTCGCCGTCCTGCTCGCCTCGGCGGCGGTCTCGGTCCTGACCGCGAACCAGGAGACCTGGCTCGGGGACATCGCCGTGCGCGTGCTCGGCTTCGGCGCAATCGGCGGCGTCCTGTGCGCGGTCGCCTGGTGGCGGGGTGCCTGGGTGCGCGACGGCGACCTGGGCCAGCTCACGTTCAGCATGACCGGCCTGGCCGTGCTGGCCCTGTCCGGACCGGGGCTGGTGACCGAGCTGGTGCTGACCCACCGCAGTGCCCCCGCGCTGGTCGAAGTGGCGCCCATGCGGCCGGACCACGACTGCACGCTCGTCCTGCCCGGCGGGTCGACGCCGCTGCGCGGGGACCTGCGCAGCTTCGCGACGTGCGTCGAGGGCGAGCGCTTCACGGTCGTCTGGGACCGCGGCCGGTTCGTCCGCCCGATGCTGCCGGAAGAGGTGAACCCCTCGTCCGGCACGGTCTTCTTCCTGCTCGGCGCCGGCGTCCTCGCCATCACCGTGGTCGGTTTCGGGTTCCCCCTCGACTGGCCTAAGTGGGGCTGAGCCGGTGCGCGCGCAGCACCTTCAGGCAGTGCTCCACCAGCACCTCCGCGGCGTCCGGGCCGAACAGCGTCACGTACGACTCGTAGATCCCGTTCCGGTGCCCGTCGGCGTCCGGCAGGTACCCGAGGTAGCCGTCGGAGTAGCCGATCACCCGCGTGTGCCGGAACGGGCTCCCCCGCCGGATCCGCAGCCCCAGCGACGCGAACAGCTCGAACGGCGTGTGCAGCCACGCGATGTCCCCCAGCGAGACGACGCTGACCGGCACGTCGGCGCACCCCGTCGGCCGCCCGCCCGCCGCCATCGTGGCGAGCATTGCGCAGCCCTCGTACCGGGTCTGCGCGATCCGGACCGCCGGGTGGTCCTCGCCGTGGCGGGCCAGCTCCCGCTGCCACTCCGCCTCCGCCGATTCGCGCAGTTCCACGCTGTCCTCGATGGACGGCACTTCGCGGTAGGGCAGGTGCAGCGTCGACCGCGTGAGCCGGACCGGGCCGCTCGCGCCGATCGCCGAGGCCGCCGCCAGCGTGCGCGCGATCGACGTCGCCAGGTGGCCGCCGAGGGTGCGGACCTCGGCGTGGTCGCGGCCGCGGCGGACGAACCGGGAGCTCGCGTCGCCGGCCGCGCCCTGCAGGAACGCCGCCACCGGGCGGCCGATCAGCGCGGCCAGCTCGCGGCGGGTCGCGCCCGGCCAGTCAGCCGACCAGGCCAGGTTGTCCGGGCCGAGCACGGTCGGGTGGCTCGCGTAGTCGAACAGCAGCGCCGCCGGGGTGCCGTCGTCGCGGCTCAGTTCGAGCACCCCGAACGACGTGTCGTGCGGCCCGTCCGGCCGGTAGCGGTTGCCGCCGACGGCTTCCGTCGACCCCGCGTGCCAGCGCGCCCGGACCCGGGAGCGGCAGGCGCGCAGCCGCAGCGCGGCACCGGTGACCTTCTCCGCCATCCGGCCGACCAGCCCGGGATCGCGCTCCCCCGGCAGGCCGGGGTGCAGCGGGCCGGTCCAGCCCTCGGGCCCGGAATGCGTGTGCGACGCGCAGACGAGCACCCGCTCCGGGCCGATGCCCACCGCCGCGGCGACCGCGTCGGCCAGCGTGCGGGTGAGGCCGGCGTCGACCGCGAGGGCGTCCAGCGCCACCCACACCACGCCCGGGTCGTCCTCAGTGGACAGCCAGATCAGGGACGCTTCGAGCTCGTCGTGCGTGCCGGTCGCGACGCCGTGCCGGGCCAGGTAGCCGCCGAGCGGGTGCCCGGGTCCCGGGGTGATCCGGACGTCTTGCGCGGCGAGCAGGAGTGCGGCGGTCACCAGGTCGATTCCAGGACGTCGACGACGCCGTCCCGCCCGGCGGCGCGGGCCACCCCGGCGAGCTCGGTCACGTCGCCGGTGGTGTGCAGCAGGACCTCCAGCAGCATGGGCAGGTTCAGCCCCGAGACCAGCTGGATGCGCGGGTGCCCGGCGGCGAGCGCGCGGACGGCGTTGAACGGCGAGCCGCCGTGCAGGTCGGCGAGCACGAGCACCCCTTCGGCGTCACCGGCCAGCCCGAGCACGCGGGCGCCGAACTCCTCCGGGCTGTCGCGCGGGCTCAGCTCGCACACCTTCAGCCGCGCCTGCGGGCCGAGGATCATTTCGGCGGCCTCGCCGACGCCGGAAGGCAGCCGGCCGTGACCGGCCAGGATGATCGGGACGGACATGGCGGACTCCCCCTCAGCTCTTCGCCGGGGCCGACGGCGCGAACCAGCCGAGCCACCCCAGTACTACCCCGGCGACGACGACGATGCCGATGACCCAGACCGGCCGCAGCCGGGCCTTGGCCGTCAGCAGGTAAACCCCGGCGGTGACCAGCACCGGCAGCAGGAACGGCAGCAGTTCGTCGAGCCGGTCCTGGATCGCCACCGACTGGGTCACCGGCTGCCCCTGGACCGTGGTGGTCTGCCGGTAGGTCAGCGTGGTGACGACCTTGACGATCGACGGGATGAACCCGCCGAGCACGACGAACCCGAGCACGGTCGCCCCCTGCGCGACGCGCGCCAGCGCGCCCGCGGCGAGGTGGCCGGCCAGCCGCTTCCCCTCGCGGTAGGCGAACCCGAACTGCCAGCGCCGCACCAGCGCGTACGGCACGAGCACCATCACGGCGGCGAACGCGGGGCCGAGCCAGTTGCCCTGCAGCGCCCACGACGCGCCCATGGTGAAGACGATGCTGTTGTACAGCGCGAAGACGACGGTGTCGCCGATGCCGGCCAGCGGTCCCATCAGCGCGACCTTGGTGCTCGCCGCCGACTTCGGCGTGCCCGCTTCTTCGAGCGCGACGCTGGAGCCGAGGATCAGCGGGCCGCCGATGAGCACGGAGGTGTTGAAGAACTGCAGGTGCCGCTGCAGGCCGGCGACGTAGTCGGCCTTCTCCGGGTACAGCCGGCGCAGCACCGGTTCCATCGAGTACGCGAACCCGAGCGCCTGCATCCGCTCGTAGTTCCAGGAGATCTGGCTCGACCAGAAGTAGCGGCGGAACACCCGCCGCAGGTCCTGCTTGGTCAGCCGCGGGTCGATCGCGGTCTCTTCGGCGGGCTCGGGCACGGCGATGGCCGGCTCGTCGCGCTTGAGCGTCACGAACAGCATCGCGACCGCGACGCCGACCAGCGCGATCCCCAGCACCGGCAGCTTCAGGTAGGCGAACCCGACGAAGCCGATCAGCAGCAGGTACCAGTACCGCGACAGCTCCATCATGCCGAGCAGCAGCGCGAAACCGACGGCCGGCAGCAGTGACCCGGCGAGCGTCATGCCCTGCACGAACCCGGCCGGGATGCTCGCGGTGATGTCCTTGACCAGGCCGCCGGACGCGGCGAGCGCGGCGAGGAACGTCGGGATCGCGCGCACCGCGACCCACGGGACGAGGCTGATCCAGTGGATCCGTGCCAGGCCGCGGGCGTTCCCGTCGGCGGCGTAGGCGTCGGCCCGGTGCACCAGCGCGGTGGTGACCATCTTGCCGACCGGATCCAGGGCCGAGAGCAGGATCGCGGCCGGCAGCCCGACGCCGATCCCGACGGCGACCTGGGCGGACGTCCCGCCGGCGGCGCCCGCGGCCAGCGCGGTGCCGACGATCGCCCCGGTCTGGTAGTCCGGGATGGTCGCGCCGCCGTAGGTGTAGACGCCGAGCGCGGCGAGCTCCAGCGTGGCGCCGATCAGCAGGCCGAGCAGCGGGTTGCCGGTGATCAGGCCGGCCACCGAGCCGGCGATCAGCGGGCGCTGGGCGTAGACGAGGAACGGGCCGAGCCCGTCGTAGGTGCAGTAGATCGCCCAGACGGTCAGGGCCAGCGCGACGAGCATGCGGGGCTAGAGCCCTTTCCGGTCGAGCAGTGGGACGAAGTCCGCGGGCTTGTCCTGCGGCATCAGCTGGGTGACCAGCGGGACGCCGGCGGCGAGCTTGCGGTAAGCGCCCGCTTCGTCCGCGGTGACCGCGATCGAGCGGGTGACCATGGTGTACGCCGTGCCCGGGCGGGGCGCGACGTTGCCGACGTTGACGACCTCCGGCCGCAGCCCGCCCTCGACGAGGCGGAAGGCGTCCCCGGGATCCTTCGCGATGATCATGACATCCCCGTCGAGCGGGACCGTGAGCGCCGCGGCCACCGACAGCACGGCGGTGGGCAGCCCGCGGGCGGCCTGGGGAAGCAGCACCTGTTGCAGTTCGTCGGCGGCGACGTCGTCGTTGCAGACGAGCAGGCGGCGCACGCCGAGCCGGCGGGTCCAGGCGACGGTGACCTGCCCGTGGATCAGCCGGTTGTCGATCCGGACGTGTGCCCCCGCCATGTTTCTCCTCCCGGACGGCAGGAGACATACTGGTTCGTACCAGTATCTGTGTCAACACCGCCGGTGACCGGTCTTCGCGCGGCCGACGGAAGGACCCCTCAGACCTTCCGTCGGCCCACGAGCGCGAAGCCCCCCTGGTGTTACCCGGACCCTCCCATAAAGGTATATACCAGTATGGACGGTGGTGATCGACTGTCAAGAGCCAAAACCCGAAAATTATTCGACCGGGCGGCCGATCGAAATTGCGCTGGTGAGCGGTTCACCCGAAGCTGTCCGGTCTTGTCAGTGACACCCCGGCGGGCCGCTTTTATCATTCCCAGTGGTCTAGACCGCACTTCCTCGTCCCCTGCCGCACCGGGAAAGGCGGAACCCCCCGTGGCCGCGAGATCCCTGCGCCTCGCCGCGCTCAGCACCGCGCTCCTGTTCGCCACCGCACTCCCCTCGGCCGCCGCGACCGACGGCACCGAGCTGCTGCCCGGCCACCTGCGCACGCCGTCCGCGACGGCCGCGGCGCCACGCTCCGCCGTTTGCGACGGCGACGGCGTCAGCGGCAAGCGCGTCCAGGCGCTCTACGTCCGCGGGAACACCCAGGCCGATCGGTACGCGCAGTTCGCCGGCCAGTTCCAGACCTTCGCGAGCCAGATCGACGACGCCTTCGTCGAGGCCGCGTCCCGCCTCGGCGGCGGCGTCCGGCACGTCCGGTACGTGACCGACTCGAGCTGCCGCGCGACCATCGGCAACGTCGTCATCGCCCAGGGCGACATGGCCACCGTCGACACGATCACGAACGCCATCAAGGCGCAGGGCCACAACCGCGCCGACCGCAAGTACGTCGTCTGGTACGACAAGGACGGCTGCGGCCTCGCGTTCGGCAACGGCGGCAACGACAGCCCGGGCTCGGGCAACCCGTACAACGCGGGCCCGCACTACGCGACGGTCGGCACCGGCTGCTGGTCGTGGCAGGCGACCGGGCACGAGCTCCTGCACACCCTCGGCGCCGTCCAGGGCAGCGCCCCGCACTCGAGCGCCTACGGTCACTGCTGGGACGACGAGGACATCATGTGCTACGACGACGGCGGGCTCCCGAACCCGCCGGGCGGCCTGGTGAAGGTCTGCCCCGGCGCGCCGGAGAACCAGCTCGACTGCCTCGGCGACGACTACTTCAACACCAACCCCGCGCCGGGCACGTACCTGGCGACGCACTGGAACGTGGCCAACAGCGCGTACCTGATCGCGAGCGGCAGCCCCTACCCCGCCGGGACGATCACCGGGCTCGGCGGCAAGTGCGTCGACGTCAGCGCGTCGAACACGGCCAACGGCACCGCGGTCCAGCTGTGGACGTGCAACTCCACGGCGGCCCAGCGCTGGACGAAGCAGAACGGCACCTGGCGAGCCTTCGGCAAGTGCCTCGACGTGTCGAACAGCGGGACGGCCGACGGCACCCCGGTCCAGCTGTGGGACTGCAACGCGACCGGCGCGCAGGCGTGGCAGGCGCGGACCGACGGGACCCTGCTGAACCCGCAGTCGGGCAAGTGCCTCGACGC includes the following:
- a CDS encoding GntR family transcriptional regulator, whose product is MPRPKHVPASDLRLPDALQPGRPKGDQLREILETVATEAGPGRLMPSERFLAEHFQVARGTVRQEVNRLVADGVLYRQHGTATFTAERQAAHIDMLTSFTEDMKARGVVPKTKVLHAEVESANQRIAGRLNVPPGARVFRLERLRYVEDEPFAVERTNLSVDRFPGIELFDWETESLHRTIEERWSVRAEWNDTAISAVLPNTGDAALLGIEATQPCLIIEGTLHDQSGGVIEAGRSLYRADRYTVFTQARRSPAS
- a CDS encoding PTS system mannose/fructose/sorbose family transporter subunit IID; protein product: MLVALALTVWAIYCTYDGLGPFLVYAQRPLIAGSVAGLITGNPLLGLLIGATLELAALGVYTYGGATIPDYQTGAIVGTALAAGAAGGTSAQVAVGIGVGLPAAILLSALDPVGKMVTTALVHRADAYAADGNARGLARIHWISLVPWVAVRAIPTFLAALAASGGLVKDITASIPAGFVQGMTLAGSLLPAVGFALLLGMMELSRYWYLLLIGFVGFAYLKLPVLGIALVGVAVAMLFVTLKRDEPAIAVPEPAEETAIDPRLTKQDLRRVFRRYFWSSQISWNYERMQALGFAYSMEPVLRRLYPEKADYVAGLQRHLQFFNTSVLIGGPLILGSSVALEEAGTPKSAASTKVALMGPLAGIGDTVVFALYNSIVFTMGASWALQGNWLGPAFAAVMVLVPYALVRRWQFGFAYREGKRLAGHLAAGALARVAQGATVLGFVVLGGFIPSIVKVVTTLTYRQTTTVQGQPVTQSVAIQDRLDELLPFLLPVLVTAGVYLLTAKARLRPVWVIGIVVVAGVVLGWLGWFAPSAPAKS
- a CDS encoding PTS sugar transporter subunit IIA; its protein translation is MSVPIILAGHGRLPSGVGEAAEMILGPQARLKVCELSPRDSPEEFGARVLGLAGDAEGVLVLADLHGGSPFNAVRALAAGHPRIQLVSGLNLPMLLEVLLHTTGDVTELAGVARAAGRDGVVDVLESTW
- a CDS encoding RICIN domain-containing protein codes for the protein MAARSLRLAALSTALLFATALPSAAATDGTELLPGHLRTPSATAAAPRSAVCDGDGVSGKRVQALYVRGNTQADRYAQFAGQFQTFASQIDDAFVEAASRLGGGVRHVRYVTDSSCRATIGNVVIAQGDMATVDTITNAIKAQGHNRADRKYVVWYDKDGCGLAFGNGGNDSPGSGNPYNAGPHYATVGTGCWSWQATGHELLHTLGAVQGSAPHSSAYGHCWDDEDIMCYDDGGLPNPPGGLVKVCPGAPENQLDCLGDDYFNTNPAPGTYLATHWNVANSAYLIASGSPYPAGTITGLGGKCVDVSASNTANGTAVQLWTCNSTAAQRWTKQNGTWRAFGKCLDVSNSGTADGTPVQLWDCNATGAQAWQARTDGTLLNPQSGKCLDATGNSSADGTRLQILTCAATANQRWQVPA
- a CDS encoding PTS system mannose/fructose/N-acetylgalactosamine-transporter subunit IIB, whose amino-acid sequence is MAGAHVRIDNRLIHGQVTVAWTRRLGVRRLLVCNDDVAADELQQVLLPQAARGLPTAVLSVAAALTVPLDGDVMIIAKDPGDAFRLVEGGLRPEVVNVGNVAPRPGTAYTMVTRSIAVTADEAGAYRKLAAGVPLVTQLMPQDKPADFVPLLDRKGL